A DNA window from Massilia putida contains the following coding sequences:
- a CDS encoding ABC transporter permease — protein MNPTTAMQTESKTSPSRYTILDRETPRLKTLLGRWESLLAMLFIVVFAANSIALPHFLDLYNLLDGTQNFSEKALIALPMALLIICREIDISVAGALALSSVAMGAAMGAGFPAESLPLVALATGTACGFLNGVLVTRFALPSIVVTIGTVSLYRGLASVVLGDNAFTGYPQLMADWGQGYFFGIVPREFVVLLVCAALFAVLLHTTSWGRRIYAIGNNPEAARFSGIAVDRYRLALFMLTGAMAGLAAFLLTGRIGSTRPNIATGWELEVITMVILGGVSIAGGAGTIAGVMLAVLTMGTVTYGLSLANIPGIYMTIVVGVLLLATIALPKLLRMRRAR, from the coding sequence GTGAACCCCACCACCGCAATGCAAACAGAATCCAAGACGTCGCCGTCGCGCTACACGATCCTCGACCGCGAAACCCCGCGCCTGAAGACCCTGCTCGGGCGCTGGGAAAGCCTGCTGGCGATGCTGTTCATCGTCGTCTTCGCGGCCAACAGCATCGCGCTGCCGCACTTCCTCGACCTCTACAACCTGCTGGACGGCACCCAGAACTTCAGCGAGAAAGCGCTGATCGCGCTGCCGATGGCGCTCTTGATCATCTGCCGCGAGATCGACATCTCCGTCGCCGGCGCGCTCGCGCTGTCGTCCGTCGCGATGGGTGCCGCGATGGGCGCGGGCTTCCCGGCCGAAAGCCTGCCCCTCGTCGCGCTGGCGACAGGCACCGCCTGCGGCTTCCTGAACGGCGTGCTCGTCACGCGCTTCGCGCTGCCGTCGATCGTCGTCACCATCGGCACCGTCTCGCTGTACCGCGGCCTGGCCAGCGTCGTCCTCGGCGACAACGCGTTCACGGGCTATCCGCAACTGATGGCCGACTGGGGCCAGGGCTACTTCTTCGGCATCGTGCCGCGCGAATTCGTCGTGTTGCTCGTGTGCGCCGCGCTGTTCGCCGTCCTGCTGCACACCACGAGCTGGGGCCGCCGCATCTACGCCATCGGCAACAACCCGGAAGCGGCGCGCTTTTCCGGCATCGCCGTCGACCGCTACCGCCTCGCCCTGTTCATGCTGACCGGCGCGATGGCCGGCCTGGCCGCCTTCCTGCTGACGGGCCGCATCGGCAGCACGCGGCCCAACATCGCCACCGGCTGGGAACTGGAAGTGATCACGATGGTGATCCTGGGCGGCGTGTCCATCGCGGGCGGCGCCGGCACCATCGCCGGCGTGATGCTCGCCGTGCTCACGATGGGCACCGTCACGTACGGGCTGTCCCTCGCCAACATCCCCGGCATCTACATGACGATCGTCGTCGGCGTGCTGCTGCTCGCGACCATCGCGCTGCCGAAACTCCTGCGCATGCGGCGCGCACGATGA
- a CDS encoding ABC transporter permease, whose translation MTLFKQREPLLAAMVVLLIMAVGLKEPAFLSAGSLANVVTDSTLLVMLALTQMLVIVTRGVDLSVASNLALSGMVAAMLGANVPGLPLPLIVLTAVAVGLLLGLVNGWLIGYLELPPIVVTLGTMSVYRGAVFVLSGGAWVSAHQMPAPFIAFPLERLLGLPHLVWIAAATLALMAWVARDTRFGRDLYAIGNAPQCAGYIGIASHKRLLWTYALSGAVAGLCGYLWVARYAVAYTEIAYGFEFTVIAACVIGGVSIGGGVGTVLGAALGALFLTVIGNALPVLQVSPFWQSALTGLVILVAVLINARGTGRRSRQILPLHGLDAKPHRSAA comes from the coding sequence ATGACTCTGTTCAAACAACGCGAACCGCTGCTGGCCGCGATGGTCGTCCTGCTGATCATGGCGGTCGGGCTCAAGGAACCCGCGTTCCTGTCCGCCGGCTCGCTGGCCAACGTCGTCACGGACAGTACCCTGCTCGTGATGCTGGCGCTGACGCAAATGCTCGTCATCGTGACGCGCGGCGTCGATCTGTCCGTCGCGTCGAACCTGGCGCTGTCGGGCATGGTCGCCGCGATGCTCGGCGCCAACGTGCCCGGCCTGCCGCTGCCGCTGATCGTGCTGACGGCCGTCGCCGTCGGCCTGCTGCTTGGCCTCGTCAACGGCTGGCTGATCGGGTACCTTGAACTGCCGCCCATCGTCGTCACCCTGGGCACGATGAGCGTCTACCGCGGCGCCGTGTTCGTGCTGTCGGGCGGCGCGTGGGTGTCCGCACACCAGATGCCCGCGCCCTTCATCGCCTTCCCGCTCGAGCGCCTTCTGGGCCTGCCGCACCTCGTGTGGATCGCGGCCGCCACGCTGGCGCTCATGGCCTGGGTGGCGCGCGACACGCGCTTCGGACGCGACCTGTACGCCATCGGCAACGCCCCGCAATGCGCGGGCTATATCGGCATCGCCAGCCACAAGCGCCTGCTGTGGACGTACGCGCTGTCGGGCGCCGTCGCCGGCCTGTGCGGCTACCTGTGGGTCGCGCGCTATGCCGTCGCCTATACCGAGATCGCCTACGGCTTCGAGTTCACCGTGATCGCCGCGTGCGTGATCGGCGGCGTGTCCATCGGCGGCGGCGTGGGCACGGTGCTCGGTGCCGCCTTGGGCGCCCTCTTCCTCACCGTGATCGGCAATGCGCTGCCCGTGCTGCAGGTGTCGCCGTTCTGGCAAAGCGCCCTCACCGGCCTCGTGATCCTCGTCGCCGTCCTGATCAACGCCCGCGGCACCGGCCGCCGCAGCCGCCAGATCCTGCCGCTGCACGGCCTCGACGCCAAACCTCACCGGAGCGCCGCGTGA
- a CDS encoding YbaK/EbsC family protein codes for MSLASVTAFFATHAPDIAIERYATSTATVALAAQALGVAPGQIAKTLSLRLDDEVVLLVARGDARLDNRKYKERFGQKAKLLNLDEVEIETGHPVGGVCPFGLARPLRVFCDVSLRAFGEVFPAAGAPDAAVRITPERLAVLTHAEWVDVAQDVAVTA; via the coding sequence ATGAGCCTCGCCTCCGTCACCGCCTTCTTCGCCACCCACGCGCCCGACATCGCGATCGAGCGCTATGCCACCAGCACCGCGACCGTCGCCCTCGCCGCCCAGGCGCTGGGCGTGGCGCCGGGGCAGATCGCCAAGACGCTGTCGCTGCGTCTGGACGACGAGGTCGTGCTGCTCGTCGCGCGCGGCGACGCCCGCCTGGACAACCGCAAATACAAGGAGCGCTTCGGCCAGAAGGCCAAGCTGCTGAACCTCGACGAGGTGGAGATCGAAACGGGCCACCCGGTCGGCGGCGTATGCCCGTTCGGCCTGGCGCGGCCGCTGCGCGTGTTCTGCGATGTGTCGCTGCGCGCGTTCGGCGAGGTGTTTCCCGCCGCCGGCGCGCCCGATGCGGCCGTACGCATCACGCCCGAGCGTCTTGCTGTGCTGACGCACGCGGAATGGGTCGACGTCGCGCAGGACGTGGCCGTCACGGCCTGA
- the rhaS gene encoding rhamnose ABC transporter substrate-binding protein, whose amino-acid sequence MKAKHLLLALAAVGIVAGTAGCGQKKPEKTRIAMVVKNLGNGFFDAAHTGADEAAKQLGDVEVIYTGPTTPSAEGQIEIINSLISQKVDAIVISANDPNALVPIAKKAMQRGIKVVSFDSGIAPEGRQMQLNPSNAELIGEKQIQMAADEIGGAGEVAILSASAQATNQNIWIGVMKKVLAKPEYSKIKLVATVYGDDQSDKSYREAIGLLRSHPDLKAIIAPTTVGIVAASKAVSDEHLVGKVHVTGLGLPSEMAGHVKSGAVKEFAIWNPIDLGYAATYAADQFVKGKAEAKPGASVSVGRLGNVTLDANREAALGPPFTYDAGNVDKFAKLF is encoded by the coding sequence TTGAAAGCCAAACACCTGTTACTCGCGCTGGCGGCCGTCGGCATCGTGGCCGGCACGGCCGGCTGCGGGCAGAAGAAGCCTGAAAAGACGCGCATCGCGATGGTCGTGAAAAACCTCGGCAACGGCTTCTTCGACGCGGCCCACACGGGCGCCGACGAAGCCGCGAAGCAGCTCGGCGACGTCGAAGTGATCTATACGGGTCCGACGACGCCCAGCGCCGAAGGCCAGATCGAGATCATCAACTCGCTGATCAGCCAGAAGGTGGACGCCATCGTCATCTCCGCCAACGATCCGAACGCGCTGGTGCCGATCGCGAAGAAGGCCATGCAGCGCGGGATCAAGGTCGTCTCGTTCGACAGTGGCATCGCGCCCGAGGGCCGCCAGATGCAGCTCAATCCGTCGAACGCGGAACTGATCGGCGAAAAGCAGATCCAGATGGCGGCCGACGAGATCGGGGGCGCGGGCGAGGTCGCGATCCTGTCCGCGTCGGCACAGGCCACGAACCAGAACATCTGGATCGGCGTGATGAAGAAGGTGCTGGCCAAGCCGGAATATTCGAAGATCAAGCTGGTCGCCACCGTGTACGGCGACGACCAGTCGGACAAAAGCTACCGCGAGGCGATCGGCCTGCTGCGCAGCCATCCGGACCTCAAGGCGATCATCGCCCCGACGACGGTGGGCATCGTCGCCGCCAGCAAGGCCGTCTCCGACGAGCACCTGGTCGGCAAGGTCCACGTGACGGGCCTCGGCCTGCCGTCCGAAATGGCCGGCCACGTGAAGAGCGGCGCCGTGAAGGAATTCGCGATCTGGAACCCGATCGACCTGGGCTACGCGGCCACGTACGCGGCCGACCAGTTCGTGAAGGGCAAGGCCGAGGCGAAGCCGGGCGCCAGCGTGTCCGTGGGGCGCCTGGGGAACGTGACGCTCGATGCGAATCGCGAAGCGGCGCTCGGGCCGCCGTTCACGTACGACGCCGGGAACGTGGACAAGTTCGCGAAGTTGTTCTAA
- a CDS encoding sugar ABC transporter ATP-binding protein, protein MPATQHQRPQAHATPVLQLTGISKRFNGIHALNDVNITIRAGECMALIGENGAGKSTLVKTLTGIYRPDAGIMALDGRPVTFASPQEAMAAGITAVHQETVMFDELSVAENIYVGRQPVRAGRIDWARIEREAEALFARLEVALPVKARVKDLSVAQRHFVEIARALAQDARVVIMDEPTAALSQREIRELYRIIGQLKATGTAVIFISHKFDEIFEVADRYTVLRDGQFVAKGRLADITEQELVALMVGRAVHQAYPKPDAEIGEPLLVVQNLSHPTEFDDVSFTLRRGEILGFYGLVGAGRSEVMQALFGLTSQLSGCVTLDGKPVMARSPGEAIGLGIAYVPEDRQHHGAHLTMPIQQNITLPILSRFGFFLRGRRSQETAIARHFAEQLELKASHLTQHVAELSGGNQQKVVLGKWLATDPKVIILDEPTKGIDIGSKAAVHRFIGQLVARGLSVILVSSELPEVLGMADRIVVMHHGRVQREFLREEATPESVVAAASGLALDTVTATEAA, encoded by the coding sequence ATGCCAGCCACTCAACACCAACGCCCGCAAGCGCACGCCACCCCGGTCCTGCAACTGACCGGCATCAGCAAACGCTTCAACGGCATCCATGCCCTGAACGACGTGAACATCACGATCCGTGCCGGCGAATGCATGGCCCTGATCGGCGAGAACGGCGCCGGCAAGTCCACGCTCGTGAAGACCCTGACCGGCATCTACCGCCCGGATGCCGGCATCATGGCGCTGGACGGCCGTCCCGTCACGTTCGCGAGCCCGCAGGAAGCGATGGCCGCCGGGATCACGGCCGTGCACCAGGAGACCGTGATGTTCGACGAACTGTCGGTGGCCGAAAACATCTACGTCGGCCGCCAGCCCGTGCGTGCGGGCCGCATCGACTGGGCGCGGATCGAGCGCGAGGCGGAAGCCCTGTTCGCGCGCCTGGAAGTCGCGCTGCCCGTCAAGGCGCGCGTGAAAGACCTGTCGGTGGCCCAGCGCCACTTCGTCGAGATCGCCCGCGCCCTCGCCCAGGATGCCCGCGTCGTCATCATGGACGAACCGACGGCCGCGCTGTCGCAGCGCGAGATCCGCGAACTGTACCGCATCATCGGACAGCTGAAGGCCACCGGCACGGCCGTCATCTTCATCTCGCACAAATTCGACGAGATCTTCGAAGTGGCCGACCGCTACACGGTGCTGCGCGACGGCCAGTTCGTCGCAAAAGGCCGCCTGGCCGACATCACCGAGCAGGAACTGGTCGCGCTGATGGTCGGCCGCGCCGTGCACCAGGCCTATCCGAAACCGGATGCCGAGATCGGCGAGCCGCTGCTCGTCGTGCAAAACCTGTCGCACCCCACCGAGTTCGACGACGTCAGTTTCACCTTGCGCCGCGGCGAGATCCTCGGCTTCTACGGCCTGGTCGGCGCCGGCCGCTCGGAAGTGATGCAGGCCCTGTTCGGCCTGACGTCCCAGCTGAGCGGCTGCGTCACGCTCGACGGCAAGCCGGTGATGGCGCGCTCGCCCGGCGAAGCGATCGGCCTCGGCATCGCCTACGTGCCGGAAGACCGCCAGCACCACGGCGCGCACCTCACGATGCCGATCCAACAGAACATCACACTGCCCATCCTGTCGCGCTTCGGCTTCTTCCTGCGCGGCCGGCGCAGCCAGGAGACCGCCATCGCCCGCCATTTCGCGGAACAGCTCGAACTGAAGGCGAGCCACCTCACGCAGCACGTGGCCGAGCTCTCGGGCGGCAACCAGCAGAAGGTCGTCCTCGGCAAATGGCTCGCCACGGATCCGAAAGTGATCATCCTCGACGAACCGACGAAGGGCATCGACATCGGCTCGAAGGCGGCCGTGCACCGCTTCATCGGCCAGCTCGTGGCGCGCGGCCTGTCCGTGATCCTCGTCTCGTCCGAGCTGCCGGAAGTGCTGGGGATGGCGGACCGCATCGTCGTCATGCACCACGGCCGCGTGCAGCGCGAATTCCTGCGCGAGGAAGCGACGCCGGAATCGGTGGTCGCCGCCGCATCCGGCCTCGCGCTCGATACCGTCACCGCGACGGAGGCCGCATGA
- a CDS encoding FGGY-family carbohydrate kinase: protein MSTMNDALIVLDIGKTNAKLALIDAAGRVLAEQRRPNAVLTDGPYAHHDTDGLWDWIRATSRSFATQARVSAIVPVTHGATAALVDDDGLVLPVLDYEAELPGLDYAALRPPYDETLSPDLPAGLNLGRQLAWLQARFPADFGRARRILMYPQYWAWRLCGAAASEATSLGCHTDLWDPRAQTYSSLVAGMGWTSLMPPLAPAHAALGTLRPEVAAATGLPADCEVLCGIHDSNASLLRYLGNDNGTVLSTGTWMIATAFGAPLAGLREDADMLANTNALGRPVACMRFMGGREFGELAGAAPVTCGFDDIERLVARGTFALPCFAATGGPFADRAGSIEGPPPLDARERYALATLYCVLMTDYCLDALDATGPLAVEGSFTANPWFGPLLAALRPAQPVSYSIDASGTTCGGWMLRYRDAAPPGTGTAIAARAPSGLGAYRARWRAALS, encoded by the coding sequence ATGAGCACCATGAACGACGCCCTCATCGTCCTCGACATCGGCAAGACGAACGCCAAGCTGGCGCTGATCGATGCGGCCGGCCGTGTGCTCGCCGAGCAGCGCCGCCCGAACGCCGTGCTGACCGACGGGCCTTACGCCCATCACGACACGGACGGCTTGTGGGACTGGATACGGGCGACCAGCCGCTCGTTCGCGACGCAGGCGCGCGTGTCGGCCATCGTACCGGTCACGCACGGCGCGACGGCCGCGCTGGTCGACGACGACGGCCTCGTGCTGCCCGTGCTCGACTACGAAGCGGAGCTGCCCGGCCTCGACTACGCCGCGCTGCGCCCGCCGTACGACGAGACGCTGTCCCCCGACCTGCCCGCGGGCCTGAACCTGGGCCGGCAGCTGGCGTGGCTGCAGGCCCGCTTCCCGGCCGACTTCGGGCGCGCGCGCCGCATCCTCATGTATCCGCAGTACTGGGCGTGGCGCCTGTGCGGCGCGGCCGCGTCGGAAGCGACCTCGCTGGGCTGCCATACCGACTTGTGGGATCCGCGCGCACAGACGTATTCGAGCCTCGTCGCCGGCATGGGCTGGACTTCCCTGATGCCGCCGCTGGCCCCGGCCCATGCGGCGCTGGGCACGCTGCGCCCCGAGGTCGCTGCGGCCACCGGCCTGCCGGCGGATTGCGAAGTCCTGTGCGGCATCCACGACAGCAATGCGTCGCTGCTGCGCTACCTGGGCAATGACAACGGCACGGTACTGTCGACGGGCACGTGGATGATCGCCACCGCATTCGGCGCGCCGCTTGCCGGCTTGCGCGAGGATGCCGACATGCTGGCCAACACGAACGCGCTGGGCCGGCCCGTGGCGTGCATGCGCTTCATGGGCGGGCGCGAATTCGGCGAGCTGGCCGGCGCCGCACCCGTGACGTGCGGCTTCGACGACATCGAGCGTCTCGTCGCGCGCGGCACGTTCGCGCTGCCATGCTTCGCCGCGACGGGCGGCCCGTTCGCCGACCGCGCAGGCAGCATCGAAGGTCCGCCGCCTCTCGACGCGCGCGAACGCTATGCGCTGGCCACGCTGTACTGCGTGCTGATGACGGATTACTGCCTGGATGCGCTGGACGCCACCGGCCCGCTGGCCGTCGAAGGCAGTTTTACCGCGAACCCGTGGTTCGGCCCCTTGCTGGCCGCGCTGCGGCCGGCGCAGCCGGTGTCGTATTCGATTGACGCGAGCGGCACCACCTGCGGCGGCTGGATGCTGCGCTACCGCGACGCCGCGCCGCCCGGCACCGGCACGGCAATCGCGGCGCGCGCGCCGTCGGGTCTCGGCGCGTACCGGGCCCGCTGGCGCGCCGCATTATCTTGA
- a CDS encoding DeoR/GlpR family DNA-binding transcription regulator, translating into MVNHKRRKRLLKLLAEHQTATVQQLVEWLNASPATVRRDISWLAARNLLTRTRGGAENLLPKKRQFPLSSETFQNNIQCYAARKRAIARHAAGMCTDGETIIINGGTTTFMMAEFLADKHLKILTNSFLMAERLLVSSENEIIVPGGKVYREQNVILSPFDNDITQHHYAGKMFMSVYGLSLLGLMEADPLLIQAEKRLISQAEELIVLADSSKFARKAGLILCGLDRVSTVITDTGASDKAVQTLEQYGVKVVTVEPDEVAPNVGAPFFNPQFDLQSAALFHLDAQLDPRLDSQLEAAH; encoded by the coding sequence ATGGTGAATCACAAACGCCGCAAGCGTTTGCTGAAACTGCTCGCCGAGCACCAGACGGCGACGGTCCAGCAGCTCGTCGAATGGCTCAATGCGTCCCCGGCGACGGTCCGGCGCGACATCAGCTGGCTCGCAGCCCGCAACCTGCTCACCCGCACCCGCGGCGGCGCGGAGAACCTGCTGCCCAAGAAGCGCCAGTTCCCGCTGTCGAGCGAAACGTTCCAGAACAATATCCAGTGTTACGCGGCGCGCAAGCGGGCCATCGCGCGGCACGCGGCCGGCATGTGCACGGACGGCGAAACGATCATCATCAACGGCGGCACGACGACGTTCATGATGGCCGAATTCCTGGCCGATAAGCACCTCAAGATCCTGACCAATTCCTTCCTGATGGCCGAGCGCCTGCTCGTCTCCAGCGAGAACGAGATCATCGTCCCCGGCGGGAAGGTCTACCGCGAGCAGAACGTGATCCTCTCGCCGTTCGACAACGACATCACCCAGCACCACTACGCCGGCAAGATGTTCATGAGCGTCTACGGCCTGTCGCTGCTCGGCCTGATGGAAGCGGACCCGCTGCTGATCCAGGCCGAGAAGCGCCTGATCAGCCAGGCCGAGGAACTGATCGTCCTGGCCGACAGTTCCAAGTTCGCGCGCAAGGCGGGCCTGATCCTGTGCGGCCTCGATCGCGTCTCCACCGTCATCACGGACACGGGCGCCTCCGACAAGGCCGTGCAGACGCTCGAGCAATACGGCGTCAAGGTCGTCACCGTCGAACCGGACGAAGTGGCACCGAACGTCGGTGCGCCTTTTTTTAATCCGCAGTTCGACCTGCAGTCCGCCGCGCTGTTCCACCTGGACGCGCAGCTCGATCCGCGGCTGGATTCGCAACTGGAGGCAGCGCATTGA
- the rhaI gene encoding L-rhamnose catabolism isomerase, producing the protein MTTLIDAGFVADHNAKTASQLQADYDALGGMLARRGRDIEDLTALAQRFAVAVPSWGVGTGGTRFARFPGRGEPRNVFEKLDDCGVINQLTRATPAVSPHFPWDRPTDAKELRQHADALGLAFDAVNSNTFQDQQGQEHTYKYGSLTANSAATRAQAVAHNIDCIELGRELGSKALTVWVGDGANFPGQHNLRGALERYLESMRSIYAALPDDWSVFIEHKLFEPAFYATTIADWGTSFACATELGPKAKCLVDLGHHAPNTNIEMIVARLAQFGKLGGFHFNDSKYGDDDLDSGSINPFQLFLVFNELADAALREGPSFAPAYMLDQSHNVTDPIESLMNSAVEVQRAYVQAALVNRAQLAALQEANDALQSAQALKAAFRTDVSPILAMARVRAGGAADPVACYRASGYRDRVASARPAKAGASGSGIV; encoded by the coding sequence ATGACGACCCTTATCGATGCCGGATTTGTGGCCGACCACAACGCCAAGACCGCATCCCAGCTGCAGGCCGACTATGACGCGTTAGGCGGCATGCTGGCGCGCCGCGGCCGCGATATCGAAGACTTGACGGCGCTCGCGCAGCGCTTCGCCGTGGCCGTGCCCAGCTGGGGCGTGGGCACGGGCGGCACCCGCTTCGCGCGCTTCCCGGGCCGCGGCGAGCCGCGCAACGTGTTCGAAAAGCTCGACGACTGCGGCGTGATCAACCAGCTCACGCGCGCGACGCCGGCCGTGTCGCCGCACTTCCCGTGGGACCGGCCCACCGATGCGAAGGAGCTGCGCCAGCACGCCGATGCGCTGGGCCTCGCGTTCGATGCCGTCAACTCGAACACCTTCCAGGACCAGCAGGGCCAGGAACACACGTATAAATACGGCAGCCTGACGGCCAATAGCGCGGCGACGCGCGCGCAGGCCGTCGCGCACAACATCGATTGCATCGAACTGGGCCGCGAGCTCGGGTCGAAGGCGCTGACGGTGTGGGTCGGCGACGGCGCCAACTTCCCCGGCCAGCACAATCTGCGCGGCGCGCTGGAGCGCTACCTGGAGAGCATGCGCAGCATCTACGCCGCGCTGCCGGACGACTGGAGCGTCTTCATCGAACACAAGCTGTTCGAGCCGGCGTTCTACGCGACCACCATCGCCGACTGGGGCACCAGCTTCGCGTGCGCCACCGAACTTGGCCCGAAGGCGAAATGCCTCGTCGACCTGGGCCACCATGCGCCGAACACGAACATCGAGATGATCGTCGCTCGCCTCGCGCAGTTCGGCAAGCTGGGCGGCTTCCACTTCAACGACAGCAAATACGGCGACGACGACCTGGATTCCGGTTCGATCAATCCGTTCCAGCTGTTCCTGGTCTTCAACGAACTGGCCGACGCGGCGCTGCGCGAGGGCCCGTCGTTCGCGCCGGCGTACATGCTGGACCAGTCGCACAACGTGACCGATCCGATCGAGAGCCTGATGAACAGCGCGGTCGAAGTGCAGCGCGCGTACGTACAGGCGGCGCTCGTCAACCGCGCGCAGCTGGCGGCGCTGCAGGAAGCGAACGACGCGCTGCAGTCGGCCCAGGCGCTCAAGGCGGCGTTCCGGACGGACGTGTCGCCCATCCTCGCGATGGCGCGCGTGCGTGCGGGCGGCGCGGCGGATCCGGTGGCGTGCTATCGGGCGAGCGGGTATCGTGATCGTGTTGCCAGCGCCCGGCCGGCCAAGGCCGGGGCGAGCGGCAGCGGGATTGTCTGA
- a CDS encoding bifunctional rhamnulose-1-phosphate aldolase/short-chain dehydrogenase → MGATSDTKHKEPITSRWDDQHAATLSEPELLLYRSNLLGSDLRITNFGGGNTSAKVAMTDPLSGEQVEVLWVKGSGGDLGSIKLDGFSTLYMDKLQALKARYRGLEHEDEMVGYLPHCTFNLNPRAASIDTPLHAYIARKHVDHMHPDAVIAIAACKNSRALTEKIFEGELGWLPWQRPGYDLGLKLEKLSQEQPQLKGIILEGHGLFTWGDTARSCYETTLAMIKRAEEWLAANVRQPVFGGRVADPLPADARAALAARLMPLLRGKISQQEYKLGHFDDSDAVLEFVCSADLAPLAALGTSCPDHFLRTKIRPLVLDFDSAAPDADRAFDQLVSGLDQALSDYRADYTAYYERCKRDTSPAIRDANPIIYLIPGVGMLSFAKDKATARIAGEFYVNAINVMRGANGVDEYVGLPEQEAFDIEYWLLEEAKLQRMPKPKSLAGRIAVVTGGAGGIGQAVARQLLQEGACVMLTDIDAEALEGARQNLVKAAGKDNVAAVQANITIEDDVGGILSATALRFGGVDLLVSNAGIASAAPLDETSLEVWKRNQDILVTGYFLVSRDAFQIMKRQKLGGSMIFVGSKNGLVASSGASAYCTAKAAEIHLARCIALEGAEHGIRVNVVNPDAVIRGSRIWDGKWKEERAASNKIDADDVEEFYRKRSMLKKSVFPEDIAEAVYFFASEKSGKSTGNVLNVDAGNAAAFTR, encoded by the coding sequence ATGGGCGCAACGAGCGACACGAAGCACAAGGAACCGATCACGTCGCGCTGGGACGACCAGCACGCCGCCACGCTGAGCGAGCCGGAACTGCTGCTGTACCGTTCCAATCTGCTCGGTTCCGACCTGCGCATCACGAACTTCGGCGGTGGCAACACGTCGGCCAAGGTCGCGATGACGGATCCGCTCAGCGGCGAACAGGTCGAGGTGCTGTGGGTGAAGGGCTCGGGCGGCGACCTGGGTTCCATCAAGCTGGATGGCTTCTCGACGCTGTACATGGACAAGCTGCAGGCCCTGAAAGCCCGCTACCGCGGCCTGGAACACGAGGACGAGATGGTCGGCTACCTGCCGCACTGCACGTTCAACCTGAACCCGCGCGCCGCGTCGATCGACACGCCGCTGCATGCCTATATCGCCCGTAAACACGTCGACCACATGCACCCGGATGCGGTCATCGCGATCGCCGCGTGCAAGAACAGCCGCGCGCTGACCGAGAAAATCTTCGAGGGCGAGCTGGGGTGGCTGCCGTGGCAGCGTCCCGGCTACGACCTCGGTCTGAAACTGGAAAAGCTGTCGCAGGAACAGCCGCAGCTGAAGGGCATCATCCTGGAAGGCCACGGCCTGTTCACCTGGGGCGACACGGCCAGGTCGTGCTACGAGACGACGCTGGCGATGATCAAGCGCGCCGAGGAATGGCTGGCCGCGAACGTCAGGCAGCCCGTGTTCGGCGGCCGGGTCGCCGATCCGCTGCCGGCGGATGCGCGCGCGGCCCTCGCCGCCCGCCTGATGCCGCTGCTGCGCGGGAAGATCAGCCAGCAGGAATACAAGCTCGGTCACTTCGACGATTCCGACGCCGTGCTGGAATTCGTGTGCAGCGCCGACCTCGCGCCGTTGGCCGCGCTGGGCACCTCGTGCCCGGACCACTTCCTGCGCACGAAGATCCGCCCGCTGGTGCTCGATTTCGACTCCGCCGCCCCCGATGCCGATCGCGCGTTCGATCAGTTGGTGAGCGGTCTCGATCAGGCCCTGAGCGATTACCGCGCCGACTACACCGCGTATTACGAGCGCTGCAAGCGCGACACGTCGCCGGCGATCCGCGATGCCAACCCGATCATCTACCTGATCCCGGGCGTGGGCATGCTGTCGTTCGCGAAGGACAAGGCGACGGCGCGCATCGCCGGCGAGTTCTACGTCAACGCGATCAACGTGATGCGCGGCGCGAACGGCGTCGACGAATACGTCGGCCTGCCGGAACAGGAAGCGTTCGACATCGAATACTGGCTGCTGGAAGAAGCGAAGCTGCAGCGCATGCCGAAGCCGAAAAGCCTCGCGGGCCGCATCGCCGTCGTCACGGGCGGCGCCGGCGGCATCGGCCAGGCCGTGGCGCGCCAGCTGCTGCAGGAAGGCGCGTGCGTGATGCTGACCGATATCGATGCCGAAGCGCTGGAAGGCGCCAGGCAGAATCTCGTCAAGGCCGCGGGCAAGGACAACGTGGCGGCCGTGCAGGCGAACATCACGATCGAGGACGACGTGGGGGGCATCCTGTCCGCCACCGCGTTGCGCTTCGGCGGCGTGGACCTGCTCGTGTCCAACGCGGGTATCGCGTCGGCCGCGCCGCTGGACGAAACGTCGCTGGAGGTCTGGAAGCGCAACCAGGACATCCTCGTCACCGGCTACTTCCTCGTCTCGCGCGACGCGTTCCAGATCATGAAGCGGCAAAAGCTGGGCGGCAGCATGATCTTCGTCGGCAGCAAGAACGGCCTCGTGGCCTCAAGCGGCGCGTCGGCCTATTGCACGGCGAAGGCGGCCGAGATCCACCTGGCCCGCTGCATCGCGCTGGAAGGCGCGGAGCACGGCATCCGCGTCAACGTCGTCAACCCGGACGCCGTCATCCGCGGCTCGCGCATCTGGGACGGCAAGTGGAAGGAAGAGCGCGCCGCATCGAACAAGATCGACGCCGACGACGTCGAGGAGTTCTACCGCAAGCGCAGCATGCTGAAGAAGAGCGTGTTCCCGGAAGATATCGCGGAAGCCGTGTACTTCTTCGCCAGCGAAAAATCCGGCAAGAGCACGGGCAACGTGCTGAACGTCGATGCGGGCAACGCGGCCGCTTTCACGCGATAA